A genomic segment from Psychrobacter arcticus 273-4 encodes:
- the ligA gene encoding NAD-dependent DNA ligase LigA, whose amino-acid sequence MTDAISPLTSKDIDTAKPITNDDAIVTQMRTFIDTLKQHNYAYYVLDNPILEDSEYDQLRRSLLELEEEYPDLVQPDSPINQVGDMPLPAFTQVTHDIPMLSLGNVFEYNDLRDFMRRVNDRLSVAQQSPEYEMELKLDGLAVSLKYVHGKFTQAVTRGDGQTGEDITQNAKTIRNMPLWLADAADIELLEVRGEVLMPKAGFERLNRLAAEKEEKTFANPRNAAAGSLRQLDPSVAASRPLAFYAYSVNQGLLDTIDTQSAALAWIKDIGFSVSAVEVVSNPREAQTYYESIIATRADLPFEIDGMVIKVNSLALQQQLGFLSREPRWATAYKFPAETVMTRLHAIDWQVGRTGQITPVGKLEPVKVGGVTVSNVTLHNFGEIQRLDVRAGDMVSVHRAGDVIPKVTRVWHEQRPENSEPVQLPSTCPVCDSPVVLPKDEALARCTGGLFCPAQQQEALIHFVSRRAMDIDGLGASWLISFFEHGLVKTVADIYQLHNHQEELVTLEKLGEKSVQNIISAIEASKHTTLSRFIYALGIRGVGETTAQNLAQQFGDLDALMSASIEKLLLTPDVGAITAELAYKFFRAPHNIEVITALREAGVHWDKVEQVVSEGLPLDGQTWVITGALDSMARDEAKAKLQALGAKVSGSISAKTTALLAGDKAGSKMAKAEKLGVKVVGEEEFLALVGE is encoded by the coding sequence TATTACCAATGATGATGCTATCGTCACTCAGATGCGTACGTTTATCGATACACTTAAGCAGCATAATTATGCCTATTATGTGCTCGATAATCCTATCTTAGAAGACAGCGAATACGATCAATTACGTCGCTCTTTACTTGAGCTTGAAGAAGAATATCCAGACTTGGTACAGCCTGACAGCCCTATCAATCAAGTCGGTGATATGCCGTTGCCTGCTTTTACTCAAGTGACCCACGACATCCCGATGCTATCGCTTGGGAACGTCTTTGAATATAATGATTTGCGTGATTTTATGCGCCGCGTTAATGATCGCTTAAGCGTGGCTCAGCAAAGCCCAGAATATGAGATGGAGCTAAAGCTGGATGGTTTGGCGGTATCACTCAAGTATGTCCACGGTAAATTTACGCAAGCGGTTACGCGCGGTGATGGTCAAACGGGCGAGGATATCACCCAAAATGCCAAAACCATTCGCAATATGCCGCTTTGGCTCGCTGATGCCGCTGACATCGAACTGTTAGAGGTGCGCGGTGAAGTACTGATGCCCAAGGCAGGTTTTGAGCGTCTAAATCGCCTAGCGGCAGAAAAAGAGGAAAAAACTTTTGCCAATCCACGCAATGCTGCCGCTGGGAGCTTACGTCAGCTTGATCCAAGTGTAGCCGCCAGTCGTCCGTTGGCGTTTTACGCCTATTCAGTCAATCAAGGATTGCTTGACACTATCGATACTCAGTCAGCAGCGCTCGCATGGATAAAAGATATTGGCTTTAGCGTCAGTGCAGTCGAAGTGGTATCAAACCCACGCGAGGCTCAAACCTATTATGAGTCAATCATTGCAACGCGTGCAGATTTGCCGTTTGAGATTGATGGCATGGTCATTAAGGTCAATAGCCTTGCATTACAGCAGCAGCTTGGCTTTCTATCACGTGAGCCGCGCTGGGCAACCGCTTATAAATTCCCTGCCGAAACCGTCATGACGCGCTTGCATGCTATCGACTGGCAAGTCGGACGTACTGGGCAAATCACCCCAGTTGGCAAGCTTGAGCCAGTGAAAGTCGGTGGCGTTACCGTCAGCAATGTTACCTTGCATAACTTCGGTGAGATTCAGCGATTGGACGTACGTGCAGGCGATATGGTCAGCGTCCATCGTGCAGGTGATGTCATCCCTAAAGTGACCCGTGTCTGGCATGAGCAACGTCCAGAAAATTCTGAACCGGTACAGCTGCCGTCGACCTGTCCGGTGTGCGACTCTCCTGTGGTATTGCCCAAAGATGAAGCATTGGCACGTTGTACCGGCGGACTGTTTTGTCCCGCGCAGCAGCAAGAAGCGCTCATTCACTTTGTCTCACGTCGAGCGATGGATATCGATGGGCTTGGTGCGAGCTGGCTCATTAGCTTCTTTGAGCATGGTTTGGTCAAGACGGTCGCTGATATTTATCAGTTGCACAATCATCAAGAAGAACTGGTTACGCTTGAAAAACTAGGCGAAAAGTCGGTGCAAAATATCATCAGCGCCATTGAAGCCAGTAAACATACTACGCTATCACGTTTTATCTATGCGCTGGGTATTCGCGGTGTCGGTGAGACGACGGCGCAAAACCTCGCCCAGCAATTTGGCGACCTTGATGCCTTAATGTCTGCCAGTATCGAAAAACTGCTACTCACGCCAGATGTGGGCGCTATTACTGCTGAACTTGCCTATAAATTCTTCCGCGCACCGCACAATATCGAAGTCATCACTGCACTGCGCGAAGCTGGCGTGCATTGGGATAAGGTCGAGCAAGTGGTATCAGAGGGCTTGCCGCTCGATGGGCAAACGTGGGTTATAACCGGCGCACTTGATAGCATGGCACGCGATGAAGCCAAAGCAAAACTACAAGCGCTCGGTGCCAAAGTCTCCGGTAGCATCTCGGCAAAAACCACTGCGCTACTAGCAGGTGATAAGGCTGGCTCAAAAATGGCGAAAGCGGAGAAATTGGGTGTGAAGGTGGTGGGTGAGGAAGAGTTTTTGGCGTTGGTTGGGGAGTAG
- a CDS encoding DarT1-associated NADAR antitoxin family protein, with protein sequence MAQRPTYIPQFKNKFLVKTEMVEFKYHSGFAAVQKQKSIDELHNSIQEKYGFDKILEVSSKSKEDLGVALSAFNLMIADKATKEKYSVECAFQSSKVFENGGAYTDLLKVTSKQAKKDERLRNSGKLIGFEFYNTKWQLNPLTAFYDWLYVNALNQNVQLHDRLMQYQTFTDIEFNPKKSINCQAYSIAMFVALAKRNMLESIRNPDEFLDFYKEFQISNTYQLNENLTLF encoded by the coding sequence ATGGCTCAAAGACCAACGTATATTCCCCAGTTTAAAAATAAATTTCTTGTTAAAACTGAAATGGTTGAGTTTAAATATCATTCAGGATTTGCAGCAGTACAAAAACAGAAGTCAATTGACGAACTTCATAACTCAATTCAAGAGAAGTATGGTTTTGATAAGATTTTAGAAGTTTCCAGTAAATCTAAAGAAGACTTAGGTGTGGCTCTTAGTGCTTTTAATTTGATGATAGCTGATAAAGCTACAAAAGAGAAATATAGTGTGGAATGTGCCTTTCAAAGCAGTAAGGTTTTTGAAAATGGTGGTGCTTATACTGACTTATTAAAAGTAACCTCCAAGCAAGCTAAAAAAGATGAAAGGTTGAGGAATTCAGGAAAATTAATTGGGTTTGAGTTTTATAATACTAAATGGCAATTAAACCCCTTAACAGCATTTTATGACTGGTTATATGTGAATGCCTTAAATCAAAACGTCCAGCTGCATGATAGATTAATGCAGTATCAAACCTTTACAGATATTGAATTCAATCCTAAAAAATCAATTAACTGTCAAGCTTATTCAATTGCGATGTTTGTAGCTCTTGCAAAAAGAAATATGTTAGAAAGCATAAGAAATCCTGATGAATTTTTAGATTTTTACAAAGAATTTCAAATAAGTAACACCTATCAACTAAATGAAAACCTTACACTATTTTAG
- a CDS encoding DarT ssDNA thymidine ADP-ribosyltransferase family protein: MQLSLEKLPVSERMVLIEQLWDSIISDSKSLKDIERITLTSSQEKLVELLDKRLSEYAENKFYHRFEMEKMMGSRGIQILCHFTPINNLESILNNGLYPRDYIDENLPDAIWTDDGRFEGMKNGVCLSISFPNHQMFYRKRMQLKDIESWAVIVLDARKVILNHDCAFFQTNSAFGDYRNKSLSEFMTSNAFFSLFEEKVETRNGVVTRQDYLTDEFPTDVQAEVVVFDHIPPDSIEACYLQSEKYLKYFEEKFSKFTFIEDSNDNSAFGKRE, translated from the coding sequence GTGCAACTATCTTTAGAAAAACTGCCAGTTTCAGAGCGTATGGTATTAATCGAGCAACTTTGGGATAGCATCATAAGCGATAGTAAGTCATTAAAAGATATTGAACGTATTACTTTAACATCATCACAAGAAAAGCTTGTTGAACTGCTTGATAAACGTCTTTCAGAGTATGCGGAAAATAAGTTTTATCATAGATTTGAAATGGAAAAGATGATGGGGTCTCGGGGCATTCAGATTCTTTGCCACTTTACGCCGATTAATAATCTTGAAAGTATTTTAAATAATGGCTTATACCCTAGAGATTATATAGACGAGAACCTACCTGACGCCATATGGACAGATGATGGAAGATTTGAGGGTATGAAGAATGGAGTTTGTTTATCGATATCTTTTCCTAACCATCAAATGTTTTATAGAAAAAGAATGCAGCTTAAAGATATTGAGTCCTGGGCTGTTATTGTTTTGGATGCTAGAAAGGTTATATTAAATCATGACTGTGCTTTTTTTCAAACTAATTCTGCTTTTGGAGACTATAGGAATAAATCATTAAGCGAATTTATGACTTCTAACGCATTTTTTTCGCTATTTGAGGAAAAAGTTGAAACCCGTAATGGAGTCGTAACTAGACAAGACTACTTAACAGATGAATTTCCTACTGATGTTCAGGCAGAGGTGGTTGTGTTTGATCACATTCCCCCTGATTCAATAGAAGCTTGTTATTTACAGAGTGAAAAATATCTAAAATATTTCGAAGAAAAATTTTCTAAATTCACTTTTATTGAAGATTCTAACGATAATTCGGCTTTTGGAAAAAGAGAGTGA
- a CDS encoding YgiQ family radical SAM protein: MSADTIARTAFKQGTKPLYDYDKHWASCYEPAPYLPMSRKEMDELGWDACDVIIISGDAYVDHPSFGMAIIGRLLESQGFRVGIIAQPDWKSKDAFMELGKPVYAYGVTAGNMDSMINRYTADRKIRSDDAYSPGNVADKRPDRAAIVYSQRCREAYPDVPIILGGIEGSLRRIAHYDYWSDKVRRSILLDARADVLLYGNAERAIVDVVHGLSKGYSFEQMSNLRGTAYLLTPTRRHWQAGMTEVASNDVDTVGRVDPIINPYVMTEDLDLCSIEQDKPSDSPVGQALSGMSGQYPGFVSEPVTNKILNTDQVDEETQVVQMRGFNKPMTARKHKIKMPPREQTVIRLPDYEHVKSDPVLYAHASRILHLETNPGNARALVQRHSSGAGNSHTSIDVWLNPPPIPLSTEEMDYVFDLPYARLPHPSYGDARIPAYDMIKFSVNIMRGCFGGCTFCSITEHEGRIIQNRSEESILREVEAIRDTAPNFTGVISDLGGPTANMYRLNCKDETIEKNCRKPSCVYPDICENLITDHSNLTQLYRKARDIKGVKKILIASGLRYDLAIKDPEYVKELVSHHVGGYLKIAPEHSEENVLSKMMKPGMGNYDKFKAMFEQYSQEAGKEQYLIPYFIAAHPGTKDEDMMNLALWLKGNGYRADQVQAFYPSPMATATTMYHTHKDPLHKISRDEGDVDIVKSGKQRKLHKAFLRYHDPKNWVMLRKALQDMGRGDLIGKNRGCLIPPFNASLEGRDAAQDSYQSARKKNSRLGNDSVKRSNKSADSWSNKGTAGKSASSKKNVSKGNFQTQHTGLPPRKTK, from the coding sequence ATGTCTGCCGATACCATCGCCCGCACCGCCTTTAAACAAGGCACCAAACCCCTTTACGACTACGACAAACATTGGGCAAGCTGCTACGAGCCTGCGCCTTATTTGCCAATGAGTCGTAAAGAGATGGATGAGCTTGGCTGGGATGCCTGTGACGTCATCATTATCTCGGGCGATGCTTATGTCGATCACCCAAGCTTTGGTATGGCGATTATTGGGCGCTTACTAGAATCACAAGGCTTCCGCGTCGGTATCATTGCTCAGCCAGATTGGAAGAGTAAAGATGCCTTTATGGAACTTGGTAAGCCAGTCTACGCTTATGGCGTGACGGCAGGCAACATGGACAGCATGATTAACCGCTATACGGCTGATCGTAAGATTCGTAGTGATGATGCCTACTCTCCTGGTAATGTCGCAGACAAACGCCCTGATCGCGCGGCTATCGTCTATAGCCAGCGCTGCCGTGAAGCGTATCCTGATGTGCCAATTATCTTAGGTGGTATCGAGGGTAGCCTGCGCCGTATCGCGCATTATGATTATTGGTCAGATAAAGTACGCCGTAGTATTTTGCTTGATGCCCGTGCCGATGTCTTATTATATGGTAATGCCGAGCGCGCCATCGTCGATGTGGTACATGGTTTATCAAAAGGCTATAGCTTTGAGCAAATGAGCAATTTGCGCGGTACAGCGTACCTGCTCACGCCGACGCGCCGCCATTGGCAAGCGGGCATGACCGAAGTTGCCAGTAATGATGTCGATACCGTTGGTCGTGTTGATCCTATTATCAACCCCTATGTGATGACTGAAGATCTTGACCTGTGTTCAATCGAACAAGATAAACCTAGCGACTCACCAGTTGGGCAAGCCTTGTCAGGAATGTCAGGGCAATATCCAGGATTCGTGTCTGAGCCAGTGACCAATAAAATCTTGAATACTGACCAAGTCGATGAAGAGACGCAAGTCGTACAAATGCGCGGCTTCAATAAACCGATGACAGCGCGCAAGCATAAGATAAAGATGCCGCCACGTGAGCAAACCGTCATTCGCTTGCCGGATTATGAGCATGTCAAATCTGACCCTGTGCTTTATGCGCATGCCAGCCGCATCTTGCACCTTGAGACCAATCCGGGTAACGCTCGGGCACTGGTACAACGTCATAGCAGCGGCGCGGGTAATTCACATACCTCTATCGATGTGTGGCTCAATCCGCCACCGATTCCTTTATCAACGGAAGAGATGGATTATGTGTTTGACTTGCCATATGCTCGCCTACCGCATCCAAGCTATGGCGATGCGCGTATTCCTGCTTACGATATGATTAAATTTTCGGTCAATATCATGCGTGGCTGTTTTGGGGGCTGTACTTTTTGCTCTATCACCGAGCACGAAGGACGCATTATTCAAAACCGCTCAGAAGAATCTATCCTACGTGAAGTCGAAGCGATTCGTGATACTGCCCCAAACTTTACCGGTGTTATCTCTGACCTTGGTGGTCCAACCGCCAATATGTATCGTCTTAACTGTAAAGATGAAACTATTGAGAAAAATTGCCGTAAACCGTCTTGCGTCTATCCTGATATCTGCGAAAACCTAATCACCGATCACAGTAATTTGACCCAGCTTTATCGTAAAGCGCGCGATATTAAAGGCGTGAAGAAAATCCTTATTGCCTCTGGTCTACGTTATGATTTGGCGATTAAAGACCCTGAATATGTCAAAGAATTGGTTAGCCATCACGTCGGTGGTTATCTCAAGATTGCCCCTGAGCACTCGGAAGAAAACGTGTTATCAAAAATGATGAAACCTGGCATGGGCAATTATGACAAATTTAAAGCCATGTTTGAGCAGTACAGCCAAGAAGCGGGCAAAGAGCAGTATTTGATTCCTTACTTTATCGCCGCCCATCCGGGTACCAAAGATGAAGACATGATGAATCTTGCGCTATGGTTAAAAGGCAATGGCTACCGCGCTGACCAAGTACAGGCATTTTACCCAAGCCCGATGGCGACCGCGACCACCATGTATCACACTCATAAAGACCCACTTCATAAAATCAGCCGTGATGAAGGTGATGTGGATATCGTTAAATCTGGTAAGCAGCGCAAATTGCACAAAGCTTTCTTACGTTATCACGATCCAAAAAATTGGGTGATGCTGCGTAAAGCGCTACAAGATATGGGTCGCGGTGATTTGATTGGTAAAAATCGTGGCTGCTTAATACCGCCATTTAACGCAAGCTTAGAAGGTCGTGATGCCGCGCAAGACAGCTACCAATCAGCGCGTAAGAAGAACAGCCGTCTGGGTAATGATTCGGTGAAACGTAGCAATAAATCAGCTGATAGCTGGTCAAATAAAGGTACTGCGGGCAAAAGCGCTAGTAGCAAAAAGAATGTGAGTAAAGGCAACTTCCAAACTCAGCATACCGGTCTACCACCGCGTAAAACTAAGTAA
- the smpB gene encoding SsrA-binding protein SmpB: MSKKSKKPENQICANKKARHEYFIEETFEAGLSLQGWEVKAIRAGKMTITEAYIIFRNNEAFLFGAHIQPLLSSSTHVSPDSIRTRKLLLNRREIEKLFGAVNQKGYACVPLSCYWKNSLVKCQIGLALGKKQHDKRKTLKDRDWERDKQRGFKKDLD; the protein is encoded by the coding sequence ATGTCAAAAAAATCAAAAAAACCGGAAAATCAAATTTGTGCCAATAAAAAGGCTCGTCATGAGTACTTTATTGAAGAGACATTTGAAGCAGGACTGTCATTACAAGGTTGGGAAGTTAAAGCCATCCGCGCTGGTAAAATGACCATTACTGAAGCTTATATTATTTTTCGTAATAATGAGGCATTTCTATTTGGCGCACATATTCAGCCGCTGCTATCAAGCTCAACACACGTGAGCCCAGACAGTATCCGTACGCGTAAACTCTTGCTCAATCGCCGCGAAATCGAGAAATTATTTGGGGCAGTCAATCAAAAGGGCTATGCCTGCGTGCCATTGTCCTGTTATTGGAAAAACTCGCTGGTAAAATGCCAAATTGGTTTAGCACTCGGTAAAAAACAGCATGACAAACGTAAGACGCTTAAAGACCGTGATTGGGAACGTGATAAGCAGCGCGGCTTTAAAAAGGATTTAGATTAA
- the coaD gene encoding pantetheine-phosphate adenylyltransferase — translation MSSSATSSKLHTKILYPGTFDPITNGHVDLVTRATKLFDEVVIAVASGHHKKPLFNFEERVALVETVFIDLPQVSVIGFEGLLVDFMREKNATAVLRGLRVMSDFEYEFQLANMNRELDENFEAVFLTPSQNYSFISSTMIREIAKLGGDVTKFVPPCVSEAFIQKLGSK, via the coding sequence ATGAGCTCTTCTGCTACTTCTTCAAAATTGCATACCAAGATTTTATACCCTGGCACCTTTGACCCCATTACCAATGGTCATGTGGACTTAGTCACGCGCGCGACCAAATTATTTGATGAGGTGGTGATTGCGGTGGCATCTGGTCACCATAAAAAGCCGTTATTTAACTTTGAAGAACGCGTGGCGTTGGTCGAAACGGTCTTTATTGATTTGCCGCAGGTATCCGTCATAGGTTTTGAGGGTTTGTTGGTCGATTTTATGCGTGAAAAAAACGCCACCGCCGTGTTGCGTGGTTTGCGTGTGATGTCAGACTTTGAGTATGAGTTTCAATTGGCGAATATGAACCGCGAGCTTGATGAGAATTTTGAAGCCGTATTTTTGACGCCTTCACAGAATTACTCATTTATCTCATCGACTATGATTCGAGAAATTGCCAAACTTGGCGGTGATGTAACGAAATTTGTACCGCCTTGTGTTTCCGAAGCTTTTATTCAAAAGCTCGGTAGTAAATAG
- a CDS encoding YfhL family 4Fe-4S dicluster ferredoxin, whose amino-acid sequence MALLITDECINCDVCEPACPNEAISEGDDIYVIDPDLCTECVGHFDEPQCVVICPVDCIPHDPNHVETESDLMSKYKRITGK is encoded by the coding sequence ATGGCGTTGTTAATTACGGATGAATGCATCAACTGCGATGTGTGTGAGCCTGCCTGCCCAAACGAAGCCATCTCAGAGGGCGATGACATTTATGTGATTGACCCTGACTTATGCACCGAATGCGTTGGGCATTTTGATGAGCCGCAATGTGTGGTCATCTGCCCCGTCGATTGTATTCCTCATGATCCCAATCATGTCGAAACCGAAAGTGATTTGATGTCAAAATACAAGCGCATTACTGGTAAATAA
- the bioA gene encoding adenosylmethionine--8-amino-7-oxononanoate transaminase, translating to MTTVSTNDFDQQHLWHPYASLPPRYPNIMIDHADGIHIVTQDGTRLIDGMSSWWASVHGYNHPKLNAAIIEQLGKMAHVMFGGLTHQPAIDLGKKLLSIVPAGIDAIFYADSGSIAVEVALKMALQYQIAAKRPNKQQFASTHSGYYGDTWHAMSVCDPINGMHSLYGKQLPMQHFVAAPPMGFERDITQNERDELTAFFAKNSHQLAGFIIEPIIQGAGGMRFYSPEYLQLLRQLCCEHDVLLIADEIATGFGRSGKLFACEHANISPDIMTIGKALTGGYMTFAATLCTRSIADTISQSDYSALMHGPTFMGNPLACAVACASIDLILSYDIEARTENMHALMVEQLASAAKLEGVKEVRCLGAVAVIELDDAVDMPTFQSLLIEHGIWVRPFGKLVYIMPPYIITDSELITLCQALLKVVSIYLTQTSLSAKG from the coding sequence ATGACAACTGTATCAACCAACGATTTTGACCAGCAACATCTCTGGCATCCTTATGCCAGCCTGCCACCGCGTTATCCCAATATCATGATTGACCATGCCGACGGTATTCATATCGTCACTCAAGATGGTACACGCCTGATTGACGGTATGTCGTCATGGTGGGCGAGTGTACACGGCTATAATCATCCCAAACTAAACGCTGCGATTATTGAGCAATTGGGCAAAATGGCGCATGTCATGTTCGGCGGTTTGACCCATCAACCAGCAATAGACTTGGGTAAAAAATTACTGTCAATCGTTCCTGCTGGTATTGATGCGATATTTTATGCCGATAGCGGCAGCATTGCAGTAGAAGTGGCGCTCAAGATGGCGCTGCAGTATCAAATCGCCGCTAAGCGCCCAAACAAGCAGCAGTTTGCTTCAACCCATTCAGGTTATTACGGTGATACGTGGCACGCCATGAGTGTCTGCGACCCTATCAATGGCATGCACAGTCTCTATGGCAAGCAGTTGCCGATGCAGCATTTTGTAGCAGCGCCACCAATGGGCTTTGAGCGTGATATTACTCAAAATGAACGTGATGAATTAACAGCGTTTTTTGCTAAAAATAGCCATCAGCTTGCTGGTTTTATTATCGAGCCAATTATTCAAGGCGCAGGCGGCATGCGCTTTTATAGCCCTGAGTATTTACAGCTACTGCGTCAGCTTTGTTGTGAGCATGATGTGCTACTTATAGCCGATGAAATTGCTACTGGTTTTGGGCGTAGTGGTAAGTTATTTGCGTGTGAGCATGCCAATATTAGCCCTGACATTATGACGATTGGTAAGGCGCTGACTGGCGGCTATATGACTTTTGCCGCGACCTTATGTACACGCTCCATAGCCGATACCATTAGCCAAAGTGATTATTCAGCACTGATGCATGGTCCGACCTTTATGGGCAATCCGCTGGCATGTGCGGTTGCTTGTGCCTCGATTGATTTAATCCTGTCTTACGACATTGAAGCGCGCACGGAAAATATGCATGCACTGATGGTTGAGCAGCTTGCCTCAGCAGCGAAGCTAGAGGGTGTCAAGGAAGTACGTTGTTTAGGTGCAGTTGCTGTTATCGAACTAGACGACGCTGTTGATATGCCGACCTTTCAATCCTTACTTATTGAACACGGCATTTGGGTGCGACCCTTCGGTAAGTTAGTCTATATAATGCCGCCTTATATCATTACTGATAGTGAGCTTATAACTCTGTGCCAAGCGTTATTAAAAGTGGTCAGTATTTATTTAACTCAAACTTCTTTGTCCGCAAAAGGATAG
- the bioD gene encoding dethiobiotin synthase, with translation MSVLFISGIDTDIGKTYATGMIAKVLMQQGINVITQKLVQTGVARDLSSGKMGVADDIITHRQLMGIPLQPCDVDNTTCPYRFEKPASPHLSARLASDILNPDVITSATKSLQADYEVVLLEGAGGLLVPITEKLLTLDYIAQEGYPVILVTSGRLGSINHTLLSLEAITSRGLEVHSIVYNHIHDSAAQTDAEIAAGTIEFLQKYLAQYYPTAHWLSLPVQDNDGFNNIDYILPQNFI, from the coding sequence ATGAGCGTTCTATTTATCTCAGGTATCGATACTGATATCGGCAAAACTTATGCCACTGGTATGATTGCCAAAGTGTTGATGCAACAAGGCATTAATGTCATTACCCAAAAGCTGGTGCAAACGGGCGTTGCAAGAGATTTAAGTAGCGGAAAAATGGGCGTTGCGGACGATATTATTACCCATCGTCAGCTGATGGGTATTCCGCTACAGCCGTGTGATGTTGATAATACCACTTGTCCTTATCGTTTTGAGAAGCCTGCATCACCGCATTTATCGGCAAGACTTGCCAGTGATATTCTTAATCCTGATGTGATTACGAGCGCCACAAAAAGTCTGCAAGCAGATTATGAGGTGGTGTTATTAGAAGGGGCAGGCGGGCTACTGGTGCCGATCACTGAGAAATTATTAACCTTGGATTATATTGCTCAAGAAGGCTATCCCGTTATTTTGGTGACTTCCGGTCGTTTGGGCAGTATCAATCATACTCTACTTAGTTTAGAGGCGATAACATCGCGTGGTCTAGAAGTTCATAGCATTGTTTATAACCATATTCATGATAGTGCTGCTCAGACGGATGCTGAGATAGCAGCTGGTACGATAGAATTTTTGCAAAAATATTTAGCTCAATATTATCCAACGGCGCATTGGTTATCCTTACCTGTGCAAGACAATGATGGCTTTAATAATATAGATTATATACTCCCTCAAAACTTTATATAA